A part of Dermacentor variabilis isolate Ectoservices chromosome 10, ASM5094787v1, whole genome shotgun sequence genomic DNA contains:
- the LOC142559921 gene encoding tax1-binding protein 3 homolog has product MAFQHQPGTAMQCLSIPIKLAKEVGIDSEGREVMKCGFKIGGGIDQDFTRSPQGYTDNGIYVTEVYESSPAAKCGLKVHDKILQVNGYDFTMVTHKKAVEYIKKHPVLNMLIARKGVTHS; this is encoded by the exons ATGGCCTTTCAGCACCAGCCCGGCACAGCTATGCAGTGCTTGAGT ATCCCTATAAAGCTTGCAAAGGAGGTTGGCATCGACTCCGAAGGCAGGGAAGTGATGAAATGCGGATTCAAGATTGGAGGTGGCATCGATCAGGACTTCACACGTAGTCCGCAAGGATATACCGATAAC GGCATCTACGTAACCGAGGTTTACGAGAGCAGCCCTGCAGCCAAGTGCGGCCTCAAAGTGCACGACAAGATCCTGCAG GTGAACGGCTACGACTTTACTATGGTGACGCACAAGAAGGCTGTCGAGTACATCAAGAAACACCCTGTGCTCAACATGCTGATCGCGAGGAAGGGAGTGACTCATTCCTGA